One genomic region from Deltaproteobacteria bacterium encodes:
- the lon gene encoding endopeptidase La translates to MFSNPLRNILGSKLNLPLLPLRDIVIFPHMVAPLFVGRDKSIQALEHAMAGDKSIFLSSQTDPSVDNPKEKDIFAVGTIGTILQLLKLPDGTVKVLVEGRHRGLIKDYLPNDKFYLVEVERVAESKGEDAEMEALTRSIRETFEEYVKLNKKLPGEILQAVRGIADASQLADTISGHLSLKLPNKQKLLELADVVKRMEKLYEYMRSEIEILEIDHRIKSRVKKQMEKTQKEYYLNEQMRAIQKEMGEKDDFKSEIQDLERRLKQKRMPKEAKDKIRHEIKKLKMMSPMSAEATVSRNYVDWLLSLPWYEKTTDKLDVEVAQNILDEDHYGLEKPKERILEYLAVQTLVKKIRGPILCLVGPPGVGKTSIARSVARATGRNFIRLSLGGVRDEAEIRGHRRTYIGALPGKIIQSLKKVKSNNPVFCLDEVDKMSMDFRGDPSAALLEVLDPEQNFAFNDHYLDVDYDLSEVMFITTANTLYSIPMPLQDRMEIIRLPGYTEYEKLNIAKGFLVKKQSEANGLTAENIEFSDNAILEIIRRYSREAGVRNLEREIASVCRKCAKEVVAKGPDTHIKVSASSLEKYLGIPKFHYGRAEEKDEVGVSTGLAWTEVGGDILQTETIILPGKGKLTTTGKLGDVMQESAQAAMSYVRSRARYLDLPRDFYQKIDIHVHVPEGAIPKDGPSAGIALASSMVSALTRIPLRSDTAMTGEITLRGRVLPIGGLKEKLLAAHRAGIKIVLIPEDNRKDLKEIPAKILKALDVRPVKHMDEVLKNALVLEDPDSLFIEPRDTLPPYMVPSGEENPDVSKAH, encoded by the coding sequence ATGTTTTCCAATCCCTTAAGAAACATATTGGGGTCTAAATTGAATCTACCACTGCTGCCATTAAGAGATATCGTGATATTCCCGCATATGGTGGCGCCTCTCTTCGTTGGAAGAGACAAATCCATCCAGGCGCTTGAACATGCCATGGCGGGAGACAAGAGTATTTTTCTGTCGAGCCAGACGGACCCGTCCGTGGACAATCCCAAGGAAAAAGATATTTTTGCCGTGGGCACCATAGGCACCATCCTGCAACTGTTGAAACTTCCGGACGGAACCGTAAAGGTCCTCGTGGAAGGAAGACATCGGGGCCTCATCAAGGATTATTTGCCCAATGACAAATTCTATCTTGTCGAAGTCGAACGGGTCGCCGAATCGAAAGGTGAAGACGCCGAGATGGAGGCGCTTACGCGGAGTATTCGGGAAACCTTCGAGGAGTACGTCAAGCTCAACAAGAAGCTACCCGGAGAGATTTTACAGGCCGTGCGCGGCATCGCGGACGCTTCCCAGCTGGCGGACACCATTTCCGGCCATTTGAGCCTAAAGCTCCCCAACAAACAAAAATTGCTGGAACTGGCCGATGTGGTCAAACGCATGGAGAAGCTCTACGAATACATGAGATCCGAGATTGAAATCCTCGAGATCGACCATCGCATCAAGTCTCGCGTCAAAAAGCAGATGGAAAAGACGCAGAAAGAATACTATCTGAACGAGCAGATGCGCGCCATCCAGAAAGAGATGGGGGAGAAGGACGATTTCAAGAGCGAAATCCAGGACCTCGAACGTCGTCTCAAACAGAAGCGCATGCCCAAGGAAGCCAAGGACAAGATAAGGCACGAAATCAAGAAGCTGAAAATGATGTCCCCCATGTCCGCCGAAGCAACGGTGTCCAGGAATTACGTAGACTGGCTGTTGTCGCTTCCCTGGTATGAAAAGACCACGGATAAGCTGGATGTCGAAGTCGCCCAGAATATACTGGACGAGGATCATTACGGTCTCGAGAAACCCAAAGAGCGCATTCTGGAATATCTGGCCGTGCAGACCCTGGTGAAAAAGATACGCGGACCCATTCTGTGTCTGGTGGGTCCTCCGGGTGTCGGCAAGACGTCCATCGCGCGTTCGGTCGCCCGGGCCACCGGCCGGAACTTCATCCGCCTTTCATTGGGCGGCGTGCGGGACGAGGCGGAGATCCGCGGGCACCGCAGAACCTACATCGGTGCGTTGCCCGGCAAGATCATCCAGAGCCTCAAGAAGGTCAAGAGCAACAACCCGGTGTTCTGTCTGGACGAAGTGGACAAGATGAGCATGGACTTCAGGGGCGATCCTTCCGCGGCCTTGCTCGAGGTGTTGGATCCGGAGCAGAACTTCGCATTCAATGACCACTACCTGGATGTGGACTACGATCTGTCCGAAGTCATGTTCATCACCACGGCGAACACGTTGTATTCCATCCCCATGCCTCTGCAGGACCGGATGGAAATCATCCGTCTCCCGGGGTATACGGAGTACGAAAAGCTGAACATTGCCAAGGGGTTTCTGGTAAAGAAGCAGTCGGAAGCCAACGGACTTACGGCGGAGAACATCGAGTTTTCGGACAACGCCATTCTGGAAATCATTCGCCGCTACAGCCGCGAGGCCGGCGTTCGAAATCTGGAACGCGAAATCGCGTCGGTGTGCCGTAAATGCGCCAAAGAGGTCGTTGCCAAAGGCCCGGACACCCACATCAAGGTGTCGGCGAGCAGCCTCGAAAAATACCTGGGCATTCCTAAGTTCCATTACGGAAGAGCGGAAGAGAAGGACGAGGTGGGCGTTTCCACGGGTCTCGCCTGGACCGAAGTGGGCGGCGATATCCTGCAGACCGAGACGATCATTCTTCCAGGCAAGGGCAAGTTGACGACTACGGGTAAGCTGGGAGACGTGATGCAGGAGTCCGCGCAGGCGGCCATGAGCTACGTGCGATCGAGGGCCCGGTACCTGGATCTGCCGCGTGATTTCTATCAGAAAATCGACATTCACGTGCACGTTCCGGAAGGCGCCATTCCCAAGGACGGTCCGTCGGCGGGCATCGCCCTGGCCAGCTCGATGGTTTCCGCTCTGACTCGGATCCCGCTCCGATCGGATACGGCCATGACCGGAGAAATCACGCTGAGGGGCCGCGTGCTGCCCATCGGCGGTCTGAAAGAGAAACTGCTGGCCGCGCACAGGGCCGGGATTAAGATCGTCCTGATTCCGGAGGACAACCGGAAGGATCTCAAGGAGATCCCCGCCAAGATCCTCAAAGCCCTCGACGTCCGACCGGTGAAACACATGGACGAGGTGCTGAAGAACGCGCTGGTGCTCGAGGATCCGGACTCGCTCTTCATCGAGCCGCGGGATACCTTGCCTCCGTATATGGTTCCGAGCGGAGAGGAGAATCCGGACGTGTCCAAAGCCCATTGA